The Lucilia cuprina isolate Lc7/37 chromosome 5, ASM2204524v1, whole genome shotgun sequence genome includes a window with the following:
- the LOC111690700 gene encoding dynein regulatory complex subunit 2 gives MATTITTTEPADNPYAEYLEDETPKEQPKKKKLTKAEQMELKQKEEIEFKKLELRDLMSREFEMSKKTAKKYHKHWENMCREVKLKEMKQELEDWEKKVNRVMQQKDEKIQLILDEISVTEEMHKNNFSCQLEVMNYLKDTLKTFQETSRLLYEQQASEILHDFYDEVAATNEIENFVKLNCESVVHATDLLAEQELLSDYNIFLDKRDDRVNTEIEKRYRLRDAVTKRMKDLRKQLIEFLDSLRNVSLDVHKYERINTLMERQRNFVTEAKKLNEIEQHDARVYADLQHHLLKVEADAKRKIHDLKLEHAYFMQIRKNIENEIKLDREQTHEKLKIISSESFKVLKKFQKLHKHGELLLSLATNCRKFQTESEKVVAWGDFQEPLNDNEHDKEPFELEILNLKDHVDMTEAELENNIELMKNFWRRQALAEAQIVLLEEHKQQLLKENQSYIETIKRLSKADNVEDLKETLKVQSVLNNESFL, from the exons atggCCACAACTATAACCACCACCGAACCAGCAGATAACCCATATGCCGAATATTTAGAAGATGAAACGCCTAAAGAacaaccaaaaaagaaaaagttgacCAAAGCCGAACAAATGgaacttaaacaaaaagaagaaattgaatttaaaaaattggaattaaGA GATCTTATGAGCAGAGAATTTGAAATGTCCAAGAAAACAGCAAAGAAATATCATAAACATTGGGAAAATATGTGCAGGGAAGTCAAATTGAAAGAAATGAAACAGGAGTTAGAG GATTGGGAAAAGAAAGTTAATCGTGTTATGCAgcaaaaagatgaaaaaattcAACTTATTTTAGATGAAATTTCTGTAACAGAAGAAAtgcataaaaataacttttcctGTCAACTAGAAGTTATGAATTATTTAAAGG ATACTTTAAAAACTTTCCAAGAAACTTCACGCCTTTTATATGAACAACAAGCTTCAgaaattttgcatgatttttaTGATGAAGTTGCTGCAACAAACGAAATcgaaaattttgtcaaattaaaTTGTGAAAGTGTAGTTCATGCTACTGATCTTTTAGCTGAGCAGGAACTACTAAGCGATTATAATATATTCCTAGACAAACGTGATGATCGTGTTAATACTGAAATTGAAAAACGTTATCGTTTACGTGATGCTGTCACCAAAAGAATGAAAGATTTACGCAAACAATTAATAGAGTTTCTTGATTCATTGCGAAATGTTTCTTTGGATGTTCACAAATATGAAAGGATAAATACTTTAATGGAACGTCAAAGAAATTTTGTTACCGAAGCgaaaaaacttaatgaaataGAGCAACACGATGCTCGAGTTTATGCCGATCTGCAGCATCATTTATTGAAAGTAGAGGCAGATGCTAAGCGCAAGATACATGATCTAAAACTAGAACATGCTTATTTCATGcaaatacgtaaaaatattgaGAATGAAATTAAACTTGATCGAGAACAGACCCATGAAAAGCTAAAGATAATAAGTAGTGAAAGTTTTAAAGTGCTAAAA aaatttcaaaaactacatAAACATGGTGAACTGTTATTATCGCTGGCGACCAATTGTAGAAAGTTTCAAACAGAATCCGAAAAGGTAGTAGCCTGGGGTGATTTTCAAGAACCCTTAAATGATAATGAACACGATAAGGAACCTTTTGAATTGGAAATTCTAAATCTGAAAGATCATGTAGATATGACAGAAGCAGAATTAGAAAACAATAtagaattaatgaaaaatttttggcgTCGTCAAGCTTTAGCTGAAGCTCAAATCGTACTACTTGAAGAACACAAACAGCAgctgttaaaagaaaatcaaagttATATTGAGACTATCAAACGTTTAAGCAAGGCCGATAATGTGGAAGATCTTAAGGAAACTTTGAAAGTTCAAAGCGTTTTAAACAACGAATCATTTTTATAG